Proteins found in one Oncorhynchus mykiss isolate Arlee chromosome 17, USDA_OmykA_1.1, whole genome shotgun sequence genomic segment:
- the LOC110494276 gene encoding uncharacterized protein LOC110494276, translated as MVIYHLVASCNLACATVLVRCHSRDQIKTCSGGDQTRERGIGAEPLGPFPLPSLLFISPRLQWFLHSLMCAFCLAVSFLYWSLDYPMENHPLSPFNLKMHMGNSAQALLDLLLSATPIYLAHYLYQLLIGCLYILFAVVYWLAGQTNLSGKPYIYKVLDFGGCPLVATLCVLCFVLVCFPLCHFLVWNVQLLRRQLAGRVRGERLRGLVVGGGGGPVPVSLLDPFSSVLTPRRRGEVCGDGATQSLLSSTTSHFYSAVTVYL; from the exons ATGGTCATCTACCACCTGGTTGCTTCCTGTAACCTGGCCTGTGCCACAGTCCTAGTCAGGTGCCACAGCAGGGACCAAATAAAGACCTGCTCTGGAG GGGACCAAACTAGAGAGCGTGGAATCGGAGCAGAGCCCTTGggtcctttccctctcccctctctcctcttcatctccccgAGACTGCAGTGGTTCCTCCACAGCCTGATGTGTGCCTTCTGCCTCGCTGTGTCCTTCCTCTACTGGAGCCTTGACTACCCCATGGAGAACCACCCTCTGTCCCCATTCAACCTCAAAATGCACATGGGAAATTCTGCCCAGGCCCTGCTGGACCTTCTCCTATCAGCAACGCCCATCTACCTGGCCCACTACCTCTATCAGCTCCTCATTGGCTGCCTTTACATCCTGTTTGCTGTGGTCTACTGGCTGGCAGGCCAAACCAACCTCAGTGGAAAGCCCTACATTTACAAGGTACTGGACTTTGGAGGGTGCCCCTTGGTGGCCACTCTGTGTGTGCTTTGCTTTGTTCTGGTCTGCTTTCCCCTCTGTCACTTCCTGGTGTGGAATGTGCAACTGCTGAGGAGGCAGCTGGCGGGCAGGGTAAggggagagaggctgagaggcttggtggtggggggagggggcgGCCCGGTGCCGGTCTCCCTCTTGGACCCATTCTCCTCAGTGTTAACCcccaggaggaggggagaggtctGCGGCGATGGGGCCACTCAGTCCCTACTCTCATCCACCACCAGTCATTTCTACAGTGCTGTCACTGTCTACCTCTGA